The Spirosoma radiotolerans genome has a window encoding:
- a CDS encoding RNA polymerase sigma factor has protein sequence MIDQSLQALLQGCRRGEEPAQQAFYERYYSYALSVCLAYASNPEDAREILNDSFLKAFRHLGSLKQEDALLPWLRRILVNTALDYYRKNRQRAADIPLQGVDYELVEPYLNEDAIFAQLSAEHILTVLHQLPVPYRLVFSLYVLEGYSHGEIAQRLAIAESTSRSHLSEANRRLRQALSAQTIPTHERTKR, from the coding sequence TTGATCGACCAGTCACTTCAGGCCTTGCTGCAAGGCTGTCGTCGGGGTGAGGAACCCGCCCAGCAAGCGTTTTACGAACGTTACTATAGCTATGCCCTGTCGGTTTGCCTAGCCTATGCCAGTAACCCCGAAGATGCTCGTGAAATCCTGAATGACAGCTTTTTAAAAGCCTTCAGGCATTTGGGTTCACTCAAGCAGGAGGACGCACTGCTGCCCTGGCTCCGACGGATACTGGTCAATACCGCCTTGGATTATTACCGAAAAAACCGCCAGCGGGCCGCCGATATTCCACTGCAAGGAGTTGATTATGAGTTAGTAGAGCCTTATCTCAACGAAGACGCTATTTTTGCCCAGCTTTCGGCCGAGCACATTCTGACGGTTCTGCATCAATTGCCCGTCCCGTATCGGCTTGTGTTTAGCCTCTATGTGCTGGAGGGGTACAGCCATGGCGAAATTGCCCAGCGGCTGGCCATTGCCGAAAGCACATCGCGATCTCACCTAAGTGAAGCCAACCGGCGGTTACGCCAGGCCTTGAGCGCCCAAACCATTCCCACCCATGAGCGAACAAAACGATAA
- a CDS encoding ATP-grasp domain-containing protein, which yields MALERTASQGDFRANLSKGGSGRSITLSDEETAMCIKASKAVGLEFSGVDLIREKMGKTYVTEVNGNPGTGIIDITKKNHFADLIKFIETKSKKKENIPAPVPLPDADKDDKQHQENEEEASLKRYKELSVKQEKSRLDYNESALLSFFKKKFGNI from the coding sequence CTGGCTTTAGAGCGAACAGCTAGCCAGGGCGATTTTAGAGCCAATCTATCTAAAGGTGGCAGCGGTCGTTCCATCACATTGAGTGACGAGGAAACTGCCATGTGTATCAAAGCATCTAAAGCAGTTGGGCTTGAGTTTTCAGGGGTAGATCTAATTCGGGAGAAGATGGGCAAAACCTACGTCACAGAAGTCAATGGAAATCCAGGCACGGGCATCATCGACATCACCAAAAAGAATCACTTCGCTGACTTAATTAAGTTCATCGAAACTAAGTCCAAGAAGAAAGAAAATATTCCGGCTCCAGTGCCTTTGCCAGACGCTGACAAAGACGATAAGCAACACCAAGAGAATGAAGAAGAAGCATCACTAAAGAGATACAAAGAGTTATCGGTTAAACAGGAGAAAAGTAGATTAGATTATAATGAATCTGCTTTACTATCTTTTTTCAAAAAGAAATTTGGGAATATTTAA
- a CDS encoding NACHT domain-containing protein, translating into MPLITSSALTGFGSWLLKKGGDTFIKGFSKDEVNKRFEKCLLKASSELNKKYPNAFGEDIKNYLQNDDIKNELFKMLFTESNIEIDVLKQYIDFDTLPDGFLIDLIANIKSSLSTDTKINLIISNKKIYDIVKDSSDSMSQLINESKRVNEGVVDIREKLNTLFKNKFSYDNFLINYFGSLKTSIIDVNFFGLGIEQTYKKPRVNLKEIFVKPLFKYKKQGNSDDAVIVENSVKITKDSFCIIEADFLTRIPNNIVVLGNPGAGKSLLIRAIIYAIINKDDSVISAENIFSYLPIRIELRKYLIYKKTNSKNLLNYIPHLFELEYGLNFINTDDLKEILLNEKVIVFFDGLDEIFDLNEKYNVKNDIVNFTNTYKNKAIVTSRIVGYEDAKLDNSYLEFEMEDFNDDQITEYVDKWYKFEETDEDKRNIEIKEFSQVKDELSNLIKNPLLLSLIVILYRNNLKIPESKLEIYQSCTKTLVHKWDSIKQLDFSVNKEILDSKEVLLADLAFWQYKIQSETPDKLTNATALATVTNSIMLRLKISEWATARTIAESFLTYAEKRSIYFDNNFTHKTFLEYYTAFWIYSNCDKKYAVQKRDMIVDQYISNPYWYIVFELLLNMIDNEQSDDEIIDGIYQRQIDRDWRSLQFLIGALPSIKNISQEQTVQLFANTFSFLLTSESNEINSSRSKETNKSEASVMGTYDALDSIANSKDYRSLFIDTVVKLYDKGGDNKPKIFSLVYEIIALRDVDIFGVFRDHDIEFINTIKTDPNTYMLYFYNIKDIDELFSELIVYIKKFGKDDFFTSPYTKFAGWTHISLAQNFFTVWLSKPITDINYYLDELSKCGIDRQTILSNSESIEIVFYSNTSRMKEVLLALDNEKDFFTKSILLSMFFSMYSFRNSYDNVGVSLDSILDIDISTSLKKAVKSVMSKKFSHAKTMVDYVMNKISIN; encoded by the coding sequence ATGCCACTAATTACTTCAAGCGCTTTAACAGGTTTTGGTTCTTGGTTATTAAAAAAAGGAGGAGATACATTTATAAAAGGTTTTTCAAAAGATGAAGTTAATAAAAGATTTGAAAAATGTTTGTTAAAAGCTTCCTCCGAGCTAAATAAAAAATATCCAAATGCTTTTGGCGAAGATATTAAAAATTATTTACAAAATGATGATATTAAGAATGAATTATTTAAGATGCTATTTACTGAATCTAATATCGAAATAGACGTACTCAAACAATATATTGATTTTGATACCCTACCCGATGGATTTCTAATTGATTTGATTGCCAATATCAAATCAAGTTTAAGTACTGATACGAAAATTAATTTAATAATTTCGAATAAAAAAATATATGATATTGTAAAGGATTCTAGCGATAGTATGAGCCAATTAATAAATGAGTCTAAAAGAGTTAATGAGGGAGTAGTAGATATAAGAGAGAAGCTTAATACATTATTTAAAAATAAGTTTTCTTACGATAATTTTTTGATAAACTATTTTGGTAGTCTCAAAACATCAATAATTGATGTTAATTTTTTTGGCTTAGGTATAGAACAAACTTATAAAAAACCAAGAGTTAATTTAAAAGAGATTTTTGTAAAGCCGCTTTTTAAATATAAAAAACAAGGAAACAGTGATGATGCAGTGATAGTTGAAAACTCTGTAAAGATAACTAAAGATTCATTTTGTATAATTGAAGCTGATTTCTTAACAAGAATACCGAATAACATTGTTGTGTTGGGCAATCCTGGAGCAGGAAAATCTCTGTTAATAAGAGCTATAATATATGCCATCATTAATAAAGATGATAGCGTTATTTCGGCAGAAAATATTTTCAGTTATTTGCCGATAAGAATTGAATTAAGAAAGTATCTTATTTACAAGAAAACAAATAGTAAAAATTTGCTCAATTATATACCCCACTTGTTTGAGCTAGAGTATGGGCTAAATTTTATAAATACTGACGATTTGAAAGAAATTTTATTGAACGAAAAAGTTATAGTATTTTTTGATGGATTAGATGAAATATTTGATTTGAATGAAAAATATAACGTTAAAAATGATATAGTAAATTTCACAAATACCTATAAAAATAAAGCCATAGTTACATCTAGAATTGTCGGATACGAGGATGCAAAACTTGATAATAGTTATTTGGAGTTTGAAATGGAAGATTTTAATGATGACCAAATAACTGAGTATGTTGATAAGTGGTATAAATTTGAAGAAACTGATGAAGATAAGAGAAATATAGAGATAAAGGAGTTTTCTCAAGTGAAAGATGAATTGTCTAATCTGATAAAAAACCCTTTGTTGTTATCGTTGATAGTAATCTTGTATAGAAATAATTTAAAAATTCCAGAATCTAAGTTGGAGATTTACCAAAGTTGCACTAAAACACTTGTTCATAAATGGGATTCAATAAAGCAGTTAGACTTCTCAGTAAATAAAGAAATATTAGATAGTAAAGAAGTATTATTGGCTGATTTAGCGTTTTGGCAGTATAAAATTCAGAGTGAAACTCCTGATAAATTGACAAACGCCACCGCCTTAGCAACTGTTACAAATTCTATTATGCTAAGGCTTAAGATAAGTGAATGGGCAACCGCAAGGACAATAGCGGAGTCTTTTCTTACATACGCAGAAAAAAGATCAATATATTTTGATAATAATTTTACTCATAAAACATTTCTAGAATACTATACAGCTTTCTGGATATATTCTAATTGTGATAAAAAATACGCAGTTCAAAAAAGAGATATGATTGTTGATCAGTATATCTCTAATCCTTACTGGTATATCGTATTTGAGCTTTTACTCAATATGATCGACAATGAACAATCAGACGACGAAATTATAGATGGAATTTACCAAAGGCAAATTGATAGGGATTGGAGAAGCCTCCAATTCTTAATAGGAGCATTGCCTTCTATTAAGAACATATCTCAGGAGCAAACAGTGCAACTTTTTGCCAATACATTTTCTTTTCTTTTAACTTCTGAGTCGAACGAAATTAACTCAAGTAGAAGTAAGGAAACTAATAAATCAGAAGCGTCTGTAATGGGAACTTATGACGCATTAGATTCAATTGCAAATAGCAAAGACTATAGAAGTTTGTTTATAGATACTGTTGTGAAATTGTATGATAAAGGAGGAGATAATAAACCAAAGATTTTCTCTTTGGTTTATGAAATAATTGCTCTTCGAGATGTTGATATATTCGGTGTTTTTAGAGATCACGATATTGAATTTATAAATACCATTAAAACTGACCCTAATACTTATATGTTATATTTTTATAATATAAAAGACATTGATGAACTATTTTCTGAGTTAATAGTATATATAAAAAAGTTTGGGAAAGATGACTTTTTTACTTCTCCTTACACTAAGTTTGCTGGCTGGACACACATATCATTAGCGCAAAACTTTTTTACCGTTTGGCTAAGCAAGCCTATAACAGATATTAATTATTATTTAGATGAATTATCAAAATGTGGGATAGATAGACAGACGATACTTAGTAACTCAGAAAGTATTGAAATTGTATTTTATAGTAATACAAGCAGGATGAAAGAAGTTTTACTTGCTTTGGACAATGAAAAAGATTTTTTTACAAAATCAATTTTATTGTCAATGTTTTTTTCAATGTATAGTTTTAGGAATAGTTACGATAATGTAGGTGTAAGTTTAGATAGTATATTAGATATTGATATATCTACATCACTAAAAAAAGCAGTAAAAAGTGTAATGAGTAAAAAGTTCAGTCACGCAAAAACTATGGTTGATTACGTTATGAATAAAATTTCAATAAATTGA
- a CDS encoding alpha/beta hydrolase family protein: MKRLSCLIFLLVSICLQSLAQTEEPMHYRVTVPAGTELTLDGTLTLPGNHKKAVPVVLLIAGSGPTDRDCNNPYGLKTNAFKMLADSLASRGIAVARYDKRGSGTNLKAAQMVIKPEEFVFGHYVSDAVGFIRQLQADKRFSKVVVAGHSEGALVGMLAAEETKANGFVSIAGAGRNIVDVMKEQGRMAGNPNELQAEVDGALDSLRNGQMVHPKNPILKAQLSAKAQPGLISMMKYDPAVVIKAYNGPVLIIQGKKDLQVAVTDAELLKAARPDATLMLFDAMNHILKNVEGTDKTENVKTYSKPDLPITPGLATAIEQFVIRKRS; encoded by the coding sequence ATGAAACGTCTTTCCTGTCTCATCTTTCTTCTGGTATCCATCTGTCTACAATCGCTCGCCCAGACGGAAGAACCCATGCATTATCGCGTAACGGTGCCCGCCGGGACCGAATTAACCCTCGATGGCACGCTGACACTGCCCGGTAATCATAAAAAAGCCGTGCCAGTGGTGTTGCTCATTGCCGGGTCCGGGCCAACAGACCGGGATTGTAATAATCCATACGGCCTGAAAACGAATGCGTTCAAGATGCTGGCCGATAGCCTTGCCAGCAGGGGAATTGCCGTAGCCCGTTATGACAAACGGGGCTCCGGTACAAACCTGAAAGCCGCCCAGATGGTCATCAAGCCGGAGGAGTTCGTTTTCGGGCACTATGTATCAGATGCCGTCGGTTTTATCCGGCAGCTACAGGCCGACAAACGATTCTCGAAAGTTGTTGTGGCCGGGCATTCAGAAGGCGCTTTGGTCGGCATGCTCGCTGCCGAGGAAACAAAGGCTAACGGGTTCGTGTCAATAGCCGGGGCGGGGCGTAATATTGTCGATGTGATGAAAGAGCAGGGACGCATGGCAGGCAACCCCAACGAACTTCAGGCTGAGGTGGATGGCGCACTGGATTCGTTGCGGAATGGCCAGATGGTGCATCCTAAAAATCCGATTTTAAAAGCCCAGCTGTCGGCAAAAGCACAGCCCGGACTGATCTCGATGATGAAATACGATCCGGCAGTTGTGATCAAAGCTTACAATGGCCCGGTCCTGATTATTCAGGGCAAAAAAGACTTGCAGGTGGCCGTCACCGATGCCGAATTACTGAAAGCCGCCCGACCCGATGCGACCCTGATGCTGTTCGACGCGATGAATCACATCCTTAAAAACGTGGAAGGAACAGATAAAACAGAGAACGTTAAAACCTACAGCAAGCCCGACCTACCGATCACACCCGGCCTGGCCACAGCCATTGAGCAGTTTGTGATCCGAAAGCGTTCGTGA
- a CDS encoding DUF6580 family putative transport protein gives MKPLQIRLTTLTVLVLATALFRLVPHWPNFTPIAALALFGAATFERKWLGLAVPMAAMLLSDALIGFHGSMGAVYFSFALTWLLGLWAVRRTALQRPSAGRIAAASIASSILFFLITNFAVWYGSTYYPQTAAGLMTSYAAGLAFYNGSNFFLNGLVGDLFFSGLLFGSYYLLQQRFMVLRPARR, from the coding sequence ATGAAGCCCCTTCAAATTCGCTTAACCACACTGACCGTCCTTGTTCTTGCAACTGCTTTGTTTCGTCTGGTGCCTCACTGGCCGAACTTCACGCCCATTGCGGCTCTGGCCTTATTTGGCGCAGCAACGTTTGAGCGGAAATGGCTGGGGTTGGCGGTTCCAATGGCAGCCATGCTGCTGAGCGATGCGCTTATTGGTTTTCATGGCAGCATGGGTGCGGTCTACTTTAGTTTTGCCCTGACCTGGCTCCTGGGCCTGTGGGCAGTCCGCCGGACAGCGTTGCAGCGGCCCTCGGCCGGGCGCATTGCAGCCGCTTCGATTGCGTCGTCAATCCTGTTTTTTCTGATCACGAATTTTGCGGTCTGGTACGGCAGTACGTATTACCCACAGACGGCCGCCGGGCTGATGACCTCTTATGCCGCTGGGCTGGCCTTTTACAATGGCTCCAACTTTTTCCTGAATGGCCTGGTTGGCGATTTATTCTTTAGCGGCCTGCTGTTCGGCAGTTATTACCTGCTTCAGCAGCGGTTTATGGTGCTTCGGCCTGCCCGCCGGTAG
- a CDS encoding MGH1-like glycoside hydrolase domain-containing protein has translation MTTEHHRLEDPAWRQWGPYVSDRQWGTVREDYSANGDAWNYTTHDMARSYTFRWGEEGIAGISDDMQQLCLGLVLWNGKDPILKERYFGLTNAEGNHGEDVKELYYYLDNTPSHSYQRMLYKYPQAAYPYEQLLSENRRRSRLDPEFELLDTGIFDADRYFDVFVEYAKAGPQDILMTITVHNRGPEAAALHVLPTLWFRNTWVFGDDSDGVPNYRPSLILQPDKTVSVEDSALGRYVLHAEGNPEWLFCENETNMARLYDTHTGSRYPKDGIHDHVVYGTDTVNPAHTGTKAAAHYQVTIEPGSSAVVRLRLEATGQTGTGLTAPFANFDTIFNKRKEEADEFYAQIHPGEATPDERLVQRQAFAGMLWSKQYYYYDVSRWLAGDENSPPPPPERLHGRNHTWLQLINAGVISMPDKWEYPWYAAWDWAFHCVTLSLIDPGLAKQQLMMLTNEWFMHPNGQLPAYEWNFSDVNPPVQAWAAWRIYHLELERKPPGDEDLTFLRGIFHKLMLNFTWWVNRKDESGNNIFEGGFLGLDNIGVFDRNTIFPGNSHLEQADGTSWMAMYALNMMRIALELARHDSVYDEMATKFFDHFLYIAGAITNIGNSNVGLWDEEDAFFYDQLRLDDGSVQRMRVRTLVGLIPMFAVEVLDDELLQANPAFAQRMAWFQGHRPDLYNQVSRYTEKGVDEKRLLSLLRGFRLKALLSKALDEREFLSPHGIRAVSKVYKDNPYEFTLNGTTFRLTYTPAESDSGMFGGNSNWRGPVWMPVNYLLVESLDRFYHYFGDSFTVEYPVGSGQQITLTQVAHELSNRLISLFTLDANGKRPVFGQHAKYQDPHFRDHVLFYEYFDGDNGRGVGASHQTGWTGLVAELINRKYRK, from the coding sequence TTGACTACCGAACACCATCGTTTAGAAGATCCAGCCTGGCGGCAGTGGGGCCCTTATGTCTCCGACCGACAATGGGGAACTGTGCGCGAGGATTACAGCGCGAACGGAGATGCCTGGAATTACACAACCCACGACATGGCCCGCAGTTACACCTTCCGGTGGGGCGAGGAGGGCATCGCGGGTATTTCCGACGACATGCAGCAGCTTTGTCTGGGGCTCGTACTTTGGAATGGAAAAGACCCGATTCTGAAAGAGCGCTATTTCGGGCTGACCAATGCCGAAGGAAACCACGGGGAAGATGTAAAAGAGCTTTATTATTACCTGGATAACACCCCGTCGCATTCCTACCAGCGAATGCTTTATAAATACCCGCAGGCGGCTTATCCGTATGAACAGCTGTTAAGCGAAAACCGACGCCGGAGCAGACTGGACCCTGAGTTTGAATTGCTTGACACGGGTATATTTGATGCCGACCGCTATTTCGATGTCTTTGTCGAGTATGCCAAAGCCGGCCCGCAGGATATCCTGATGACCATAACGGTGCATAACCGCGGACCCGAAGCGGCAGCGTTGCATGTGCTGCCAACCCTCTGGTTTCGAAACACCTGGGTATTTGGCGACGATTCGGATGGGGTGCCAAACTACCGGCCGTCGCTCATTCTGCAGCCTGACAAAACCGTCTCCGTTGAAGACTCCGCTTTGGGGCGTTACGTCTTACACGCCGAAGGTAATCCGGAGTGGCTGTTTTGCGAAAACGAAACCAACATGGCCCGGCTGTATGATACGCATACGGGTTCCCGTTATCCCAAAGATGGCATCCACGATCATGTTGTATACGGAACCGATACTGTCAATCCGGCGCACACGGGTACCAAGGCTGCCGCGCATTATCAGGTGACGATAGAGCCCGGCAGCTCGGCGGTTGTTCGCCTTCGGCTCGAAGCAACGGGTCAGACGGGTACGGGCCTGACGGCACCATTTGCCAATTTTGATACAATTTTCAACAAGCGAAAAGAAGAAGCGGACGAATTCTACGCCCAGATTCACCCAGGCGAAGCTACCCCGGATGAGCGACTGGTGCAGCGGCAGGCGTTTGCCGGTATGCTGTGGAGCAAGCAGTATTATTATTATGACGTGTCGCGCTGGCTTGCCGGCGATGAGAATAGCCCACCGCCACCGCCTGAGCGGTTGCACGGCCGCAATCATACCTGGCTTCAACTGATCAATGCCGGGGTTATCTCCATGCCCGATAAGTGGGAATACCCCTGGTATGCGGCCTGGGATTGGGCCTTTCATTGTGTAACCCTCTCGCTAATTGACCCTGGTCTGGCCAAACAGCAATTGATGATGCTCACCAATGAGTGGTTTATGCATCCTAACGGCCAACTACCTGCCTATGAGTGGAATTTTTCGGATGTAAACCCGCCCGTACAGGCCTGGGCGGCCTGGCGTATCTACCACCTGGAGCTGGAACGCAAGCCACCGGGCGACGAGGACTTAACGTTTCTGCGGGGCATTTTTCACAAATTGATGCTCAACTTTACCTGGTGGGTGAATCGGAAAGATGAATCAGGAAACAACATTTTTGAGGGGGGCTTTTTAGGCCTCGACAACATCGGTGTTTTCGACCGGAATACGATCTTTCCCGGTAATAGTCATCTGGAGCAGGCCGACGGCACCAGCTGGATGGCAATGTATGCCCTCAACATGATGCGGATCGCCCTTGAACTGGCCCGCCACGACTCCGTCTACGATGAAATGGCGACCAAGTTCTTTGACCATTTCCTCTATATAGCCGGGGCCATCACGAACATTGGCAACAGCAACGTAGGGCTTTGGGATGAAGAGGACGCCTTCTTTTACGACCAGTTGCGCCTGGACGATGGCAGTGTGCAACGCATGCGGGTTCGAACATTGGTGGGCCTGATTCCGATGTTTGCAGTCGAGGTGCTGGATGATGAACTGTTACAGGCAAACCCGGCCTTTGCCCAGCGAATGGCCTGGTTTCAGGGCCACCGACCTGATTTGTATAATCAGGTGTCGCGTTATACGGAAAAAGGGGTCGACGAAAAACGATTACTTAGCCTGTTGCGTGGATTTCGCCTGAAAGCACTGCTGTCGAAAGCATTGGACGAGCGGGAGTTTCTAAGCCCGCATGGCATTCGGGCTGTATCGAAGGTGTACAAGGATAACCCCTATGAATTTACCCTGAATGGTACGACCTTCCGACTGACGTATACGCCAGCCGAAAGTGACAGTGGTATGTTTGGCGGCAACAGCAACTGGCGAGGTCCGGTCTGGATGCCCGTAAACTACCTGCTGGTCGAGAGTCTGGATCGGTTCTACCACTATTTTGGGGATAGTTTTACGGTTGAATATCCGGTTGGGTCCGGGCAACAGATTACGCTTACCCAGGTTGCTCATGAGTTGAGTAACCGACTCATTAGCCTGTTTACCCTCGATGCCAATGGAAAACGCCCGGTCTTTGGGCAGCATGCCAAATACCAGGACCCCCACTTCCGCGACCATGTTCTGTTCTACGAATATTTCGACGGCGACAACGGGCGTGGGGTAGGTGCCAGCCATCAAACCGGCTGGACGGGTCTGGTAGCTGAGTTGATCAACCGGAAGTATAGAAAATAA
- a CDS encoding SDR family oxidoreductase, whose product MEQVLKGQVAIITGASSGIGAGVAKSLALAGATVVVNYPGESSKDAADAVLSELTNEGGTGIVAQCDVTKEDQVIKLFADVVAQFGTVDILINNAGLQRDAKFDEMTLEQWNTVISVNLTGQFLCAREAIREFLRRGPRPEVSAATGKIICMSSVHELIPWGGHVNYATSKGGVKMLMQSLAQEYGDRRIRVNSICPGAIQTPINKSAWETPQALNSLMTLIPYNRIGQPADIGNLAVFLASDQSDYITGASIFIDGGMTVFEGFASNG is encoded by the coding sequence ATGGAGCAGGTATTAAAAGGGCAGGTCGCCATAATCACCGGAGCAAGTAGTGGCATAGGCGCAGGCGTAGCAAAATCGCTGGCCCTTGCCGGGGCAACGGTAGTTGTCAATTACCCGGGCGAGAGCAGTAAGGATGCGGCCGATGCCGTATTAAGTGAGCTAACAAATGAGGGCGGTACGGGTATCGTTGCTCAGTGCGATGTTACGAAGGAAGATCAGGTGATTAAACTGTTTGCGGATGTTGTCGCCCAGTTTGGAACGGTCGATATTTTGATCAATAACGCGGGTTTACAGCGGGATGCAAAATTTGACGAAATGACCCTGGAACAGTGGAACACTGTAATTAGCGTTAACCTGACAGGGCAGTTCCTATGTGCCCGCGAGGCCATTCGCGAATTTTTGCGTCGTGGGCCGCGCCCCGAGGTGTCCGCAGCAACCGGAAAAATCATTTGCATGAGCTCCGTACACGAACTCATCCCCTGGGGCGGTCACGTCAATTACGCGACGTCGAAGGGTGGCGTTAAAATGCTGATGCAATCGCTGGCGCAGGAATACGGTGATCGTCGGATTCGGGTGAACAGTATTTGTCCAGGTGCGATTCAGACGCCTATCAACAAGTCGGCCTGGGAAACGCCCCAGGCGCTGAATAGCCTGATGACCCTGATTCCATACAATCGGATTGGGCAGCCTGCCGACATCGGTAACCTGGCTGTTTTTCTGGCTTCGGATCAATCGGACTACATTACGGGCGCCAGCATCTTTATCGATGGTGGCATGACCGTTTTTGAAGGCTTCGCATCAAATGGATAG
- a CDS encoding DUF3244 domain-containing protein, translated as MKKFRLTVAVLLSAISLAGMGDAKADTGSGMSGVKVEKSEQKKVRIYTQPGASVDVAIMDADGNILYRGLISKNAKRATSFNLNNLPDGQYYLTASNNAWWMSQGLTIKANALNVDERSLQQMTEPTLTAYEKNKIEVVLPAKNIKEANVAIYDAQNVLVQTDTFKGSVRRFDLSGLPDGAYTFVVGPNEKKFISRVAIQH; from the coding sequence ATGAAAAAATTCCGTTTAACAGTAGCTGTTCTTTTATCAGCAATCAGTCTGGCAGGCATGGGAGATGCTAAAGCTGACACAGGATCAGGAATGAGTGGTGTGAAAGTTGAGAAGTCCGAACAAAAGAAAGTACGCATTTATACACAGCCGGGAGCATCGGTTGACGTGGCGATCATGGACGCAGACGGCAACATTCTCTATCGGGGATTGATTTCTAAAAATGCCAAACGGGCTACCTCGTTCAACCTGAACAATCTGCCGGATGGTCAGTACTACCTGACTGCCAGCAACAACGCCTGGTGGATGTCGCAGGGATTAACGATCAAAGCAAACGCGCTTAATGTAGACGAACGCAGCCTGCAACAAATGACCGAACCAACCCTGACGGCTTACGAAAAAAATAAAATTGAAGTAGTTCTGCCCGCAAAAAACATTAAAGAAGCAAACGTAGCGATCTACGATGCACAGAATGTTCTGGTGCAGACGGACACGTTCAAAGGCTCGGTTCGCCGGTTCGATTTGTCAGGTCTTCCTGATGGTGCCTACACATTTGTTGTTGGCCCCAACGAGAAGAAGTTCATCTCTCGTGTTGCTATTCAACACTAA